A stretch of DNA from Chionomys nivalis chromosome 14, mChiNiv1.1, whole genome shotgun sequence:
TGTGCTGGGTTGAGAGCCTGGGTGTGCCCATGTCGCTGACTGTGATGGTGATGTTGTACTcagctctgctctctctgtccagtGGCCCCTCTGTCACTAAAGTGTAATAGTTCTCGAATGTGGGTTTTAAGAGAAATGGGAGATCGTTCTGAATAGAACACACCATCCTTCCATTGTCTCCGGAATCTGCATCAGAAACACTGAAAACAGCAACTACAGTCTCCGGGGAGTTTTCTGGGATAGGGGTTGTGAGCTTTCTGATAGTCAGCTCAGGGGCGTTGTCATTCACATCCAACACCTGCACAGCCACAGTGCATTTCCCCGAAAGGCCTCCTCCATCGGTAGCTGCGATTTCTATGTTATACTGGCTAGTAACCTCGAAATCCAACTCTTCACTCAGACGAATTTCTCCTGTGATGTCGTCTATAACAAATGGTAGAGAAGCTCCACTACCTTGAAACAGAGAGTAGGCGACACTCCCATGAGGTCCCATGTCTAAATCCCTGGCAGAAACTGCCACAACTAAGGCACCAAGGGGGCTGTTCTCAGGGACCTGAACCTCATAGAGCGACTGTACAAACTGGGGAGCGTTATCATTGATGTCCACGACTTCAATGCGAACTGTGGTGGTCCCAGACCTGGGTGGAGACCCACCATCCACAGCAGTGAGGGTTAAAGTGAGCTCAGGCTGCTCCTCCCTGTCCAGGGCTCTGTCCAGCACCAGCTCCGGGTATTTCCTGCCATCAGCACGACTGTGAGTAACGACATGGAAGTGGAGGTTGGCGCTGACTGTGTAGTTCTGAACAGCATTGCTCCCTATGTCAGGGTCCTGAGCTGCCTTCAAAGGAAACACAGTCCCTGGCTGGACATTCTCCGGGATCTTTAGGAGCATTTCCCTGTGCGGGAACTCTGGAGAATGGTCGTTTATGTCTGTGAGCTGCAGGTCAGTTTGGAAGAACTGCACAGGGTTTTCCTGTATGAGCTGGAAGTGCAGCACACAGGGTTCTGTCGCCCCGCACAGCTCCTCGCGGTCTAGTTTTTCCTTCAAGAACAAATTCCCTGTCTCTGCATCCAGCTGCAAGAGCTCTTTGTTACCTTTGTAATGGATTTGTGCCCCTCTGGTGGCCAGTTCCCCCACCTTCAGCCCCAAATCTCTTTCCAAATTAGCCACCAGGTAGCCAGTCTCCATTTCTTCTGGCATGGAGTATCTAATTGCCTCAGAACGAGCCTCCCACAAGAGCAACAATATAGTAAGAAAAACGACTTGCCTTTTCTCTGCTGTTTTTGCTAGAGCTGTCTCCATTGTTCAGTTGTAGTCCAGAGGGTGCTGCTTCTTCAAGTCGATTACAATCCACTAATGGGGGTTCGTAAAAATATTGAACTATATCTGATTAAAAAGACGCCTTCATCCCAAATTCTCCCAGACACCTTTCTTATTACCTTCTCCCTCAAACAGCCGCCAAAGTACTGGTTCACAGATTAAAGAGATGGCGTCCTGGGCGGCGCAGAGCTCATTCTTCAGAATCTTGGCCTGCAGCGCCACCAAGCGTCCTTATTTGTTCATGCAtttcattttgccttttctttccaaaatgaactgtgatgtggTTCAATATCCTTTTAATTACACACGCAGCCTAAACTGTAAGTTCAGTTCTTAACAATTGGAAAttctaaatatgatttttttcctgaattaTGTTTTGGTTTTAAGTATAAATTTTAGAACAACTTAAGATGGCATTAAAGTTTTGTCATAAGAGTACCAAGTAGATGAATCAGGTTTCTTGTGTAGATTTATAATTTGATTTTGTgcaagaaactaaagaaaatagatacatagagaaaTTAATTTATACTTTTTATAGATGTTTGTAATATAACATACACCTAGAAAGGGAGAAAATCTTAATTGTATAACCTATTGAGCTTTCATAATGTTTTTTAGTTCagtttagataaaaataaaatagacaaaagtCCAAGATAACCAAGACTGCTATTGTTTGGTTACTTTGCTCCTTGAAAAGATAAGCATTTTGCATGTGTAGTGTACTAAGACCACCAAAGGATGAGCGTTTCAGTTGCTTCATATCGCTGTTAACATTGGTGTTGTAGTCCCAGTTTTGGTGTTTGTCTGGTCACTTCACATCTAAATTCAGCGAGCATTTGTCTGCACACTCTCATGTTGACTGACGTCAGCATAGAGTCTTGTGAGGAGCATGTTTATTTCTGATATGGTGcttctatttgtttgcttgttggcatGAAGAAGTATTTTGTATAATCTGTGTAATCTCTTTTTCAGATATATATGCTTAAATATTTCCCACACCATGCCTTGAATTTTGTAGATATTGTGACTTGATCAATAAAACATCTTGTTTAGTTTGATCTGGCAATACATTCAAAGATTTGTTTaggacttttaaattttcttaatttcaagataaaatatgtgtataatttgaatgttttcttttgctgtataaacctattgatttaaaatatgtcttGGATGAATTAAGTTGGGGCTCTTGATTTCCTTTACATCATGTTGCAAACAGATGCGCCCTCTTCTCAGGGTTATTGCTGTCCCGAATCAGGGTGGTTGCAGGTCTGCCCCAGTGCTCCAGTTTCTCTCCGATGGTCATGTAACACTCTGTTGTCTTCATTACTCCAGAGATGAAAGTCTCCTTTTTAAGTATGTTTATTTTCAATGTGTATGTGAATAAATGTCAAAAGAGTGtgaatgtcctttttttttttttattttcaagacagggtttctccgtagcttttggttcctctcctggaactagctcttgtagaccaggctggcctcaaactcacagagatccacctgcctctgcctcccaagtgctaggattaaaggcgtgcaccaccactgcccagcccagtgTGAATGTCCTTGAAGAGGTGTTGGTTCTCTGAGAGCTGGAGTGAAGGCAGCTgtagccctccccccccccccccgacaagGGGAGGCTGCTGAAACCTGGACTGAGATCCACTTgatcttgactgctgagccatctcttcaagaATTAAAAGGTTTGTCTTGCAATAATTTCATGTATTTCATATAGATATGCATTCCATCCATTAATTCTGTATTCCTTTATATTTCTGTGAACTTTTACCATTCATGTAGCTTTATAAAACATATGTTTTTGTTACAGAATTGACATTGAGTCTTAAATATCAATTGTCTATTTATTTGCTCAGTCAccctttttttcaaaaatattaaccATTTTATTTTGATGACATTGTTGTTTTATTCTAGCAATGCATCTTCTAGATCATTGTGTTATGTTTTCTCCTCTTGGTCTTCTTTATATTGCCCAGTTTTGTGATGTGCACCTATTGATTGTTGGTATGATGTAAAGTCTACCCACAATCATGATCCTGTTATCCTCTTCCAGGAGGAGCTCATCCTTTGCTCTTGGTTTGACAAAGCTCTACCTCCTTCAGTCATGCCAACTCAAACAGGCACTAAACTTGGTCAGGATTCTCTGATGTCCTTAAAAGCAAGTAATTTTGACAAATTTTAAGTTACAAACATGAATTCTCTACATCAACTCTGCCAGGTGGTTCCCAACCTATACTCTTTGTAGTTTGTACAAAATCTCATTCTGCCTTCAGAGggtttccaaattattttttgtcttctttcctggAGTTCTGAGTTGACAAGTGTCCTGGGCAGGAAAACTGACCCTAGCTCAAGTTTTCCATGCTGTCAGAGGCTACTTAATTATGGTGTCTATGTAAAAAACCCTGTTGATTATTAGTCAGTTTTATGGTTGTTTTTCTGATGTCAGATAATCCATCTAGGTTGGAAAGAATTCTACCAAGCATATGCATAATCTTtaacttcatattttaaaatattggacTCTTTGTAATATTCAACCATGAAGGAAGAgggatatatttttttcttcctaatgctgaggAGATTGAACCTATTAGGCAAATGTCCTACTGTTGGGTTACAACAACAGAATTTGGCTTCTTTC
This window harbors:
- the LOC130886897 gene encoding protocadherin-3-like — encoded protein: METALAKTAEKRQVVFLTILLLLWEARSEAIRYSMPEEMETGYLVANLERDLGLKVGELATRGAQIHYKGNKELLQLDAETGNLFLKEKLDREELCGATEPCVLHFQLIQENPVQFFQTDLQLTDINDHSPEFPHREMLLKIPENVQPGTVFPLKAAQDPDIGSNAVQNYTVSANLHFHVVTHSRADGRKYPELVLDRALDREEQPELTLTLTAVDGGSPPRSGTTTVRIEVVDINDNAPQFVQSLYEVQVPENSPLGALVVAVSARDLDMGPHGSVAYSLFQGSGASLPFVIDDITGEIRLSEELDFEVTSQYNIEIAATDGGGLSGKCTVAVQVLDVNDNAPELTIRKLTTPIPENSPETVVAVFSVSDADSGDNGRMVCSIQNDLPFLLKPTFENYYTLVTEGPLDRESRAEYNITITVSDMGTPRLSTQHTVTVQVSDVNDNAPAFNQSSYTLFVEENNSPALHIGTISATDSDSGSNAHITYSLLPTHDPQLDLASLISINADNGQLFALRALDYETLQTFQFRVGATDQGSPALSSQALVRVLVLDANDNVPFVLYPLQNASAPFTELLPRAAESGYLVTKVVAVDRDSGQNAWLSFQLLKATEPGLFSVWAHNGEVRTSRLLSERDAPKHMLLLLVKDNGDPPRSASVTLHVLLVDGFSQPYLPLPEVSGDPAHNKDFLTLYLVIALASVSSLFLLSVLLFVGVRLCRRARAGSLGACSVPEGHFPGHLMDVSGSGTLSQSYQYEVCLKGGTGTNEFKFLKPLFPNLQSQAAAEERENAVVRNSFEFY